A DNA window from Janibacter sp. A1S7 contains the following coding sequences:
- a CDS encoding S9 family peptidase, translated as MTPDEQRHPTPPTPPVAPVREHVRSHHGDEVVDPYEWLRDGEDPDVLAHLEAENAYAEASTEHLAPLRRRLFDEIKERTLETDLSVPVASGQWWYYARTVEGQQYAIHCRAPLTDARAVPELDPSEPLPGEVVLLDGNALADGHEFFSLGGLEVSHDHSRLAYAVDVTGDERFDVRVVDIASGDLLDEAVTGAGYGLAFSREGDHLFHVGVDDAWRPHEVWRHEVGTAREDDVLVHREEDERFWMGLGTSRDDRWIVLALGSKTTSEMHLIDAADPTAPARCVAPRREGIEYDVEPAADHLLIVHNERQPEGDLAWAPLDATSRDQWQPLLQRAEDERFIGVDAFDDFAVLSLRAGGLPALRILPRGVRSAPFAASDYGSPVDVSFDDELHSVALGPVAEMGTDRIRVIHESWVSPRSVLDVVVATGERVVLKRQRVLGGIDPADYEQQRTWATAPDGTQVPVSLVMRRGTRADGTNPGLLYGYGSYEMSFDPYFSIARLSLLDRGVVYAVAHVRGGGELGRHWYDDGKMLAKKNTFTDFVAAAEHLHESGWVARDRLAAEGGSAGGLLVGAATNVAPDRFAAVLAAVPFVDTLTTILRPDLPLTVQEWEEWGDPLHDPEVYAYMRSYTPYENVAAVPYPAILATTSLHDTRVYFTEPAKWTARLRAVTDHDADRPILLRTEMSAGHGGRSGRYDAWEQTAWEWAWLLDRLGAVDPVD; from the coding sequence ATGACGCCGGACGAGCAGAGGCACCCCACGCCGCCCACGCCGCCCGTGGCGCCCGTGCGCGAGCACGTGCGCAGTCACCACGGCGACGAGGTCGTCGACCCCTACGAGTGGTTGCGTGACGGCGAGGACCCGGACGTGCTGGCCCACCTCGAGGCGGAGAACGCCTACGCCGAGGCGTCGACGGAGCACCTGGCTCCCCTTCGCCGACGGCTCTTCGACGAGATCAAGGAGCGCACCCTCGAGACCGACCTGTCGGTGCCGGTCGCGTCGGGTCAGTGGTGGTACTACGCCCGCACGGTCGAGGGTCAGCAGTACGCGATCCACTGTCGCGCGCCGTTGACCGATGCGAGGGCCGTGCCCGAGCTGGATCCGAGTGAGCCGTTGCCCGGTGAGGTCGTCCTGCTCGACGGCAACGCGCTCGCGGACGGGCACGAGTTCTTCTCCCTCGGCGGTCTCGAGGTCAGCCACGACCACTCCCGCCTCGCCTACGCCGTCGACGTCACCGGTGACGAGCGTTTCGACGTGCGCGTGGTCGACATCGCCTCCGGAGACCTCCTCGACGAGGCCGTGACCGGTGCCGGGTACGGGTTGGCCTTCTCCCGCGAGGGGGACCACCTCTTCCACGTCGGCGTCGACGACGCGTGGCGTCCGCACGAGGTGTGGCGCCACGAGGTCGGCACCGCCCGCGAGGACGACGTGCTCGTCCACCGCGAGGAGGACGAGCGGTTCTGGATGGGGCTGGGCACCAGCCGCGACGACCGCTGGATCGTGCTCGCCCTCGGATCCAAGACGACCTCGGAGATGCACCTCATCGACGCCGCCGACCCGACGGCGCCGGCCCGGTGCGTCGCACCACGGCGGGAGGGCATCGAGTACGACGTCGAGCCGGCCGCCGACCACCTGCTCATCGTGCACAACGAGCGTCAGCCCGAGGGCGACCTCGCCTGGGCGCCGCTCGACGCGACGAGCCGGGACCAGTGGCAGCCGCTCCTGCAGCGGGCCGAGGACGAGCGCTTCATCGGCGTCGATGCCTTCGACGACTTCGCCGTGCTGTCCTTGCGGGCCGGTGGCCTGCCGGCGCTTCGGATCCTGCCCCGGGGGGTGAGGTCCGCCCCCTTCGCCGCCTCCGACTACGGCAGCCCCGTCGACGTCTCCTTCGACGACGAGCTGCACTCCGTGGCCCTCGGGCCGGTTGCCGAGATGGGCACCGACCGCATCCGGGTGATCCACGAGTCGTGGGTCAGCCCCCGCTCCGTCCTCGACGTCGTCGTGGCGACCGGCGAGCGGGTCGTCCTCAAGCGCCAGCGTGTCCTCGGCGGCATCGACCCGGCCGACTACGAGCAGCAGCGCACCTGGGCCACGGCGCCGGACGGGACGCAGGTGCCCGTCTCCCTCGTCATGCGTCGCGGCACTCGGGCCGACGGCACCAACCCCGGCCTGCTCTACGGGTACGGCAGCTACGAGATGAGTTTCGACCCGTACTTCTCCATCGCGCGTCTGTCGCTGCTCGACCGGGGCGTCGTCTACGCCGTGGCGCACGTGCGCGGCGGCGGCGAGCTCGGCCGGCACTGGTACGACGACGGCAAGATGCTGGCGAAGAAGAACACCTTCACCGACTTCGTCGCCGCCGCTGAGCACCTCCACGAGAGCGGCTGGGTGGCGCGTGACCGCCTGGCGGCCGAAGGGGGGTCCGCCGGCGGTCTCCTCGTCGGCGCCGCGACCAACGTGGCACCCGACCGCTTCGCGGCGGTTCTGGCGGCGGTGCCCTTCGTCGACACCCTGACCACGATCCTGCGCCCTGACCTGCCGCTGACGGTGCAGGAGTGGGAGGAGTGGGGCGACCCGCTGCACGACCCCGAGGTCTATGCCTACATGCGCAGCTACACGCCGTACGAGAACGTCGCGGCCGTGCCCTACCCGGCGATCCTCGCCACGACGTCGCTGCACGACACCCGCGTGTACTTCACCGAGCCGGCGAAGTGGACCGCCCGACTGCGGGCGGTGACCGATCACGACGCGGACCGGCCGATCCTGCTGCGCACCGAGATGAGCGCCGGGCACGGTGGCCGCTCCGGCCGGTACGACGCGTGGGAGCAGACCGCGTGGGAGTGGGCCTGGCTGCTCGACCGACTCGGGGCCGTCGACCCGGTGGACTGA
- a CDS encoding enoyl-CoA hydratase-related protein yields MDISDYGDITYEVEERIATIRLDRPQARNGYTLRMSDELEDALQRADRDEDVRVVILTGAGTDFCVGADLSGGGFDVSAGDETSGQDHWQEPAGRCSRTIHLMNTPVIAAIHGAAVGGGLTITLSCDFRLAATDSRFGLVFTRRGIYPEGASAWYLPRLVGMTRASDWMISGRIFDADEALASGLLTSVHAPHDVHRAARALAHDIRDTTAPVSVAVTRQMLARLAGEPSPFPAHEVDSQLIRDLPTNPDAIEGVRSFLDKRPPNFPGTVPHDLPSSLPWTDQPTRTST; encoded by the coding sequence ATGGACATCAGTGACTACGGCGACATCACCTACGAGGTCGAGGAGCGGATCGCGACGATCCGGCTGGACCGTCCGCAGGCGCGCAACGGGTACACCCTGCGCATGTCCGACGAGCTCGAGGACGCGCTGCAGCGAGCCGATCGCGACGAGGACGTGCGCGTGGTCATCCTCACCGGCGCAGGCACCGACTTCTGCGTCGGCGCCGACCTGAGCGGGGGCGGCTTCGACGTCAGCGCAGGGGACGAGACCTCCGGTCAGGACCACTGGCAGGAACCCGCTGGACGCTGCTCGCGGACCATCCACCTGATGAACACCCCCGTCATCGCTGCCATCCACGGCGCCGCCGTGGGAGGAGGCCTGACGATCACCCTCTCCTGCGACTTCCGCCTGGCCGCGACCGACTCACGCTTCGGCCTCGTCTTCACCCGCCGGGGCATCTACCCCGAGGGCGCATCCGCCTGGTACCTCCCACGCCTGGTCGGGATGACCAGAGCCAGCGACTGGATGATCAGCGGCCGGATCTTCGACGCCGACGAAGCCCTCGCATCCGGCCTGCTCACATCCGTCCACGCACCGCACGACGTGCACCGGGCAGCCCGGGCACTGGCCCACGACATCCGCGACACCACCGCACCCGTGTCGGTGGCCGTCACCCGACAGATGCTCGCCCGACTGGCCGGCGAGCCCTCTCCCTTCCCCGCCCACGAGGTCGACTCGCAACTCATCCGCGACCTCCCCACCAACCCCGACGCCATCGAGGGAGTGCGCTCCTTCCTCGACAAGCGCCCACCGAACTTCCCGGGAACCGTGCCCCACGACCTGCCGTCATCGCTGCCGTGGACGGACCAACCGACCCGCACGTCGACCTGA
- a CDS encoding TetR/AcrR family transcriptional regulator: MSLEPKQDRSRATRQRLLESTVHCVATRGWSAATVSVIAADAGISRGALQHHFPTREELVVAALEHMFDERRLMVEAMTPPQLTGAERVHAVVATLVELYMGDLFRAALQAWVAAASDPHMLQIIQPLERRFARSVHAAAVEHLGVDDHDPHARTLIQTTLDLARGLALADLLSDDSKRRRRIVRTWSQMLAAELDPGDREMSEHGHQ; encoded by the coding sequence GTGAGCCTCGAGCCGAAGCAGGACCGCAGCCGGGCCACCCGCCAGCGCCTGCTCGAGTCGACCGTGCACTGCGTGGCCACCCGCGGGTGGTCCGCAGCGACCGTCTCGGTCATCGCCGCCGACGCCGGCATCAGTCGCGGCGCCCTGCAGCACCACTTCCCGACGCGTGAGGAACTGGTCGTCGCCGCGCTGGAGCACATGTTCGACGAACGGCGGCTGATGGTCGAGGCCATGACGCCGCCCCAGTTGACCGGTGCCGAGCGCGTGCACGCCGTGGTGGCGACACTGGTCGAGCTCTACATGGGCGACCTCTTCAGGGCGGCTCTGCAGGCATGGGTCGCGGCGGCATCGGACCCGCACATGCTGCAGATCATCCAGCCGCTCGAGCGTCGCTTCGCGCGGTCGGTGCACGCGGCCGCCGTGGAGCACCTCGGGGTCGATGACCACGACCCTCACGCGCGGACGCTCATCCAGACCACGCTGGACCTGGCCCGTGGTCTGGCACTGGCGGACCTGCTATCCGACGACTCCAAACGCCGCCGCCGCATCGTGCGCACCTGGTCGCAGATGCTGGCCGCCGAGCTCGATCCGGGCGACCGGGAGATGAGTGAGCATGGACATCAGTGA
- a CDS encoding enoyl-CoA hydratase family protein, which translates to MSTQETQRRVSVTTTGSVTTVALDSPHNRNALSGLLVGQLREALEAAAADGAVRAVVLTHTGGTFCAGADLSEASAAPEDDPARARADELVDLLRLIVTLPKPVVGVVDGHVRAGGMGLVAACDIVLAGPSATFALTESRLGLAASVISLTVLPRIDPRAASRVFLTGEKFDAAEAARIGMVTESAQDLTAALDTLTGDLAKCSPQGLRESKALVNHELLAHLDEHRDRVAAQSSRLFSSEEAKEGMTAFLQRRAPRWSA; encoded by the coding sequence ATGAGCACCCAGGAGACGCAGCGACGCGTGAGCGTGACCACAACGGGCAGTGTCACGACGGTGGCGCTGGACTCTCCGCACAACCGCAACGCGCTGTCCGGCCTGCTCGTGGGGCAGCTGCGCGAAGCGCTCGAGGCCGCGGCGGCCGACGGGGCCGTGCGCGCGGTCGTGCTCACCCACACCGGCGGCACCTTCTGCGCGGGCGCGGACCTGTCCGAGGCGTCCGCGGCCCCCGAGGACGACCCGGCCCGCGCTCGCGCGGACGAGCTCGTCGACCTGCTCCGGCTCATCGTCACGCTGCCCAAGCCGGTCGTCGGAGTCGTCGACGGGCACGTGCGCGCCGGCGGCATGGGCCTGGTCGCCGCCTGCGACATCGTGCTCGCCGGACCGTCCGCGACCTTCGCCCTGACCGAGTCGCGCCTCGGCCTGGCCGCTTCGGTCATCTCACTGACCGTCCTTCCGCGGATCGACCCGCGGGCGGCCTCGCGGGTGTTCCTCACCGGCGAGAAGTTCGACGCTGCCGAAGCGGCCCGCATCGGCATGGTCACCGAGTCTGCGCAGGACCTGACCGCGGCCCTGGACACGCTCACCGGCGACCTCGCGAAGTGCTCGCCGCAGGGCCTGCGCGAGAGCAAGGCGCTCGTCAACCACGAGCTGCTCGCCCACCTGGACGAGCACCGTGATCGGGTGGCCGCGCAGTCCTCGCGCCTGTTCTCCAGCGAGGAGGCCAAGGAGGGCATGACCGCCTTCCTTCAGCGACGCGCACCCCGCTGGTCGGCGTGA
- a CDS encoding biotin carboxylase N-terminal domain-containing protein, which produces MTTQPEPSGTTPTTSGAISTVLVANRGEIARRVFAACRRRGITTVAVFSDADAGSPHVTDADAAVHLPGNAPGETYLRGDLIIEAAQRAGADAIHPGYGFLSENADFAEQVLSAGLTWIGPDPQAIRIMGSKVESKQRMADAGVPVLNRLDPAEVAQEHLPVLVKASSGGGGRGMRIVRSLAEIDDAVASASREAASAFGDPTVFVERYLESGHHVEVQIMADAHGTVWALGERECSLQRRHQKVIEEAPSPLVDRVGEQMRTALLDAGRNAAAAVGYRGAGTVEFLAMPDGSFFFLEMNTRLQVEHPVTECVTGTDLVGLQIEVAEGRQLIGDEPSPRGWSMEARLYAEDPGDDWRPQTGTVAALDLPGVTSHFAIPAHHGLRLDSGVEVGSVIGTHYDAMIAKVISFAPTRAEAARELASALRRGRVHGLATNRDLLVASLLHPEMLAGTADTSFYDRHDPTSLTADAALAPDLAALVASIADGARQRTERTVLGTVSGGFRNVPSIFQRRGFGHGDREIHVGYRIGHEGLEVETLPADVTSIELVEATAGSVVIDLDGVRRRFDVATIDDADGSGTQVAVDSPMGSLTLRVLPRFVDPAAQKPAGTLVAPMPGSIIGIAVEVGDEVTVGQPLLYLEAMKMEHEVAAPASGTVVEISVSTGQQVEQGATLAVVEDDSEGQDEA; this is translated from the coding sequence ATGACCACTCAGCCTGAACCTTCCGGCACCACCCCCACCACCAGCGGCGCGATCTCCACAGTCCTGGTCGCCAACCGCGGCGAGATCGCCCGACGCGTCTTCGCGGCCTGCCGTCGGCGCGGCATCACCACCGTGGCGGTCTTCTCCGACGCCGACGCCGGCAGTCCCCACGTCACCGACGCGGATGCCGCCGTGCACCTGCCCGGCAACGCTCCGGGCGAGACCTACCTGCGCGGCGACCTGATCATCGAGGCCGCCCAGCGGGCCGGGGCGGACGCGATCCACCCCGGCTACGGCTTCCTGTCCGAGAACGCCGACTTCGCCGAGCAGGTCCTCTCGGCCGGCCTGACCTGGATCGGACCCGACCCGCAGGCCATCCGGATCATGGGCAGCAAGGTCGAGTCCAAGCAGCGGATGGCCGATGCCGGCGTCCCGGTGCTCAACCGCCTCGACCCGGCCGAGGTCGCGCAGGAGCACCTCCCGGTGCTCGTCAAGGCCTCCTCGGGAGGCGGCGGCCGGGGGATGCGCATCGTGCGCAGCCTGGCCGAGATCGACGACGCCGTCGCCTCCGCCTCCCGTGAGGCCGCGTCCGCCTTCGGCGACCCGACCGTCTTCGTCGAGCGATACCTCGAGTCCGGTCACCACGTCGAGGTCCAGATCATGGCGGATGCCCACGGCACCGTGTGGGCCCTCGGTGAGCGCGAGTGCTCTCTGCAGCGACGCCACCAGAAGGTCATCGAAGAGGCGCCCTCGCCGCTCGTCGACCGGGTCGGTGAGCAGATGCGCACCGCGCTGCTCGACGCCGGACGCAACGCTGCTGCTGCCGTCGGCTACCGCGGAGCCGGCACCGTCGAGTTCCTCGCCATGCCGGACGGGTCCTTCTTCTTCCTCGAGATGAACACCCGACTGCAGGTGGAGCACCCGGTCACCGAGTGCGTCACCGGCACCGACCTGGTCGGTCTGCAGATCGAGGTCGCCGAGGGCCGGCAGCTCATCGGGGACGAGCCGAGCCCCCGGGGGTGGTCGATGGAGGCCCGGCTCTACGCCGAGGATCCGGGCGACGACTGGCGCCCGCAGACGGGGACCGTCGCCGCGCTCGACCTGCCGGGGGTGACCTCGCACTTCGCGATCCCGGCGCACCACGGTCTGCGCCTGGATTCCGGCGTCGAGGTCGGCTCGGTCATCGGCACCCACTACGACGCCATGATCGCCAAGGTGATCTCCTTCGCCCCGACCCGCGCCGAGGCAGCTCGTGAGCTCGCCTCCGCGCTGCGACGCGGCCGGGTGCACGGTCTGGCGACCAATCGGGACCTGCTCGTGGCGAGTCTGCTCCACCCGGAGATGCTTGCCGGTACCGCGGACACGAGCTTCTACGACCGGCACGACCCCACCTCGCTGACCGCTGACGCTGCTCTCGCCCCCGACCTGGCCGCGCTCGTGGCCTCGATCGCCGACGGCGCACGGCAGCGTACCGAGCGCACGGTGCTCGGGACCGTCAGTGGTGGGTTCCGCAATGTGCCGAGCATCTTCCAACGCCGCGGCTTCGGTCACGGCGACCGGGAGATCCACGTCGGGTACCGCATCGGCCACGAGGGGCTCGAGGTGGAGACACTCCCGGCGGACGTGACGAGCATCGAACTCGTCGAGGCCACCGCAGGGTCCGTCGTCATCGACCTCGACGGGGTGCGCCGGCGCTTCGACGTCGCCACGATCGACGACGCCGACGGGTCCGGCACGCAGGTCGCGGTCGACTCACCCATGGGCTCCCTGACGCTGCGGGTGCTGCCGCGCTTCGTCGACCCGGCCGCGCAGAAGCCGGCCGGCACGCTCGTCGCGCCGATGCCGGGATCGATCATCGGCATCGCCGTGGAGGTCGGCGACGAGGTGACGGTGGGCCAGCCGCTGCTCTACCTTGAGGCGATGAAGATGGAGCACGAGGTGGCTGCCCCGGCCTCCGGCACGGTCGTCGAGATCTCGGTCTCGACGGGTCAGCAGGTCGAGCAGGGCGCCACGCTGGCCGTGGTCGAGGACGACAGCGAAGGGCAGGACGAGGCATGA
- a CDS encoding acyl-CoA carboxylase subunit beta has translation MTILSSTLDPTSPQAQEAAEAMQASLADIGVEVARAVAGGGEKYTARHHARGKLTARERIELLLDLDSPFLELAPLAGYGSDFPVGGSVVAGIGLVSGVECLLLANDPTVKGGTSNPPSLKKTLRMHEVALANRLPVISLVESGGADLPTQKEIFIPGGATFRNLTRLSQAGIPTIALVFGNSTAGGAYLPGMSDHVVMIQEQSKVFLAGPPLVKAATGEESDDESLGGADMHARVSGLADHYALDEQDAIRIGRNIVARLNHRKASGPATSTPRPPRYPAQELLSIVPPDLKSPFDPREVIARIVDDSDFDEFKPLYGSSLVTGWAQLHGFPVGILANARGVLFSEESQKATQFIQLANRSNTPLLFLHNTTGYMVGKEYEQGGIIKHGSMMINAVSNSTVPHISLLLGNSYGAGHYGMCGRAYDPRFVFTWPSARSSVMGATQLADVVTNVSRASALAQGKPFDEEGAQAMHTAVEAQIAAEAMPMVLSGLVYDDGIIDPRDTRDVLGIALSAVHTAPVEGTSSFGVFRM, from the coding sequence ATGACGATCCTCAGCAGCACCCTCGACCCCACCAGCCCGCAGGCACAGGAGGCGGCCGAGGCCATGCAGGCCTCCCTCGCCGACATCGGGGTGGAGGTCGCCAGGGCCGTGGCCGGCGGCGGGGAGAAGTACACCGCCCGCCACCACGCGCGCGGCAAGCTGACCGCCCGCGAGCGCATCGAGCTGCTCCTGGACCTGGACTCCCCCTTCCTGGAGCTGGCGCCGCTGGCCGGGTACGGGTCGGACTTCCCGGTCGGCGGTTCGGTGGTCGCCGGCATCGGCCTCGTCAGCGGCGTCGAGTGCCTCCTGCTGGCCAACGACCCCACCGTCAAGGGAGGGACGAGCAATCCGCCGTCACTGAAGAAGACCCTGCGGATGCACGAGGTCGCGCTGGCCAACCGGCTGCCGGTGATCTCCCTCGTGGAGTCCGGCGGCGCGGACCTGCCGACCCAGAAGGAGATCTTCATCCCCGGCGGGGCGACCTTCCGCAACCTCACCCGCCTGTCCCAGGCCGGCATCCCGACCATCGCCCTCGTCTTCGGCAACTCGACGGCCGGTGGCGCCTACCTGCCGGGCATGAGCGACCACGTCGTGATGATCCAGGAGCAGTCCAAGGTCTTCCTGGCCGGCCCGCCGCTGGTCAAGGCGGCCACCGGCGAGGAGTCGGACGACGAGTCCCTCGGCGGTGCGGACATGCATGCCCGCGTCTCCGGGCTGGCCGACCACTACGCGCTCGACGAGCAGGACGCCATCCGCATCGGACGCAACATCGTCGCGCGACTGAACCACCGCAAGGCCTCCGGTCCGGCGACGAGTACGCCCAGGCCGCCGCGCTACCCGGCGCAGGAGCTGCTGTCGATCGTGCCGCCGGACCTGAAGTCCCCCTTCGACCCCCGTGAGGTCATCGCCCGGATCGTCGACGACAGCGACTTCGACGAGTTCAAGCCGCTCTACGGCTCCTCGCTCGTCACCGGCTGGGCCCAGCTGCACGGTTTCCCCGTCGGCATCCTCGCCAACGCCCGGGGCGTGCTCTTCAGCGAGGAGTCGCAGAAGGCGACGCAGTTCATCCAGCTGGCCAACCGCTCGAACACCCCGCTGCTCTTCCTGCACAACACCACCGGGTACATGGTCGGCAAGGAGTACGAGCAGGGCGGGATCATCAAGCACGGCTCGATGATGATCAACGCCGTGTCCAACTCGACCGTGCCGCACATCTCGCTGCTGCTGGGCAACTCCTACGGCGCCGGGCACTACGGGATGTGCGGACGGGCCTACGACCCCAGGTTCGTCTTCACCTGGCCCTCGGCCCGCTCGTCGGTCATGGGTGCCACCCAGCTGGCCGATGTCGTCACGAACGTCTCGCGCGCATCCGCCCTGGCGCAGGGCAAGCCCTTCGACGAGGAGGGCGCCCAGGCGATGCACACCGCCGTCGAGGCGCAGATCGCCGCCGAGGCCATGCCCATGGTCCTGTCCGGTCTGGTCTACGACGACGGCATCATCGACCCCCGGGACACCCGTGACGTCCTCGGCATCGCCCTGTCCGCCGTCCACACCGCACCGGTCGAGGGCACCTCGTCCTTCGGCGTCTTCCGGATGTGA